In Allocoprobacillus halotolerans, a genomic segment contains:
- a CDS encoding DEAD/DEAH box helicase family protein: protein MEVAKLIENDEYLYSRQKGMTPIQLTYEKGLMNRNVDYYLFSYKNEFRKNSTEIIEFLSNEQDRQKRIQFIKDFYPDQIVEMEVDGVILGFKKENEHLHIYMGPYDDQKASSDYSWSLVESEIDGMILSRYFDPSVQIPTIEEQQTAIYENEEQLKNGIYFSQEEIDRALVRGSGFENGKYRIYQQMLKKHSVNENALFLKEEYGIGGFAPVVGLIDINYDSRGIKFSRSRQIGKEEIKITLNWKKIAKRISELVAANRYLSKDEMEHYPEFLHEQMEQQLEYERKMLNHEPIGVVVENSPDENVKKDYRWKVGDTFYKGIDEYTIIEDGNQIAIQSDEFPLFIDYLSREEFKSLLKENPLNDKLLVAIEEDNHKTSEQQLLDEYIPVFIDRIQRSEYYPRLRNRDTDVHEAELLIRETMIDIMTSINMTDEAIYNLYTTNDVFREKVIDHLIDKVYNDISTLPVQETSELYNALYELVPNILDVQSYMMTFYSKNSEEHPLTIFYNSDEKIIEMYHWYELNGIEITEPHMKFFYDSTDKAISPIYYSNPLLNVEFNTDNDSNEFIQNDMLQYALTWLQNIKDKDYYLESEQIYMNDEKIGTYYVDYNDNGEIIYSSMPYDKLIDYADVHNLTNSIKNSHKFDNNNIIQELNNQAEQKKSQKEPVNYHIEDEHLGAGTPKERYRNNIAAIRLLFSLEKENRLANKDEQEILAKYVGWGGLSDVFDSTKSNWANEYTELKSLLNDEEYTQARESTLTAFYTPPIVIDSIYSTLNNLGFKYGNILEPACGTGNFLGRLPQQMQNSKLYGIELDSITGRIAKQLYQKANITIDGYENTNLPDSFFDVAISNVPFGQFKVSDKRYNKLNFNIHDYYFAKTLDKVRTGGIIAFVTSKYTLDKANSSVRKYISEHAELLGAIRLPNTAFKESANTKAVSDILFLKKRERPMVVDEPWLYTQEDANGFVYNAYFQNHPDMVLGNFEMSKSMYGRDELTVVPFDDIPLKDSLEKAVSNIQGKMDQIIFDDNVIEDSNEEIVTIPADPTVKNFSYTLIDGDIYFRENSIMTKMELTETASNRITGMIEIRDCVRNLINYQKEDFEELVIENEQKRLNILYDAFTEKYGLINSRGNSLAFRDDSSYYLLCSLENLNEDGTLKSKADMFSKRTIRKHVPVESVETSNEALMISLAEKAKIDFDYMNQLTGFDKEKMVEDLKGVIYQIPDIDDNNEVYVTADEYLSGNIRQKLKVAEMAVSINPIYQENIDALKQAMPDELSASEIEVRLGATWIPENIYEDFMHELLSTSTFVQSRINITYSKATGNWNISNKNWDRGNAKAEKTYGTHRANAYRLLEDCLNLKTTKIYDYEYDDEGKKVAILNKKETMIAQQKQEAIKEAFTNWIWKDYDRREHLVKRYNELFNSIRPREYNGDHLEFPNMNNEISLRKHQKDAIAHILYGGNTLLAHVVGAGKSFEMIAACMELKRLGLSQKAMFVVPNHLIEQWGSEFLRLYPSANILVTTKRDFEKSKRKTFCSRIATGEWDAVIIGHSQFEKIPISVERQRKLIEDQIESITNGIQDLKANGGERFSVKQLERTKKGLKKRLEKLNNDERKDDVIYFEELGIDRLFVDESHNYKNLFLYTKMRNVAGLTQTEAQKSSDMFMKCQYLDEITGGKGVVFATGTPISNSMTEMYTIQRYLQYNTLKEHGLEHFDSWASTFGETVTAIELAPEGTGYRMKTRFAKFFNLPELINMFKEVADIKTADMLNLPTPTAHYHNIAVKPSEEQKEIVAEFAKRAEAIRNENIDPTVDNMLKITNDGRKLALDQRLIDPTLDNNPHSKVNACIDNVIRIYEETKDKKSTQLIFCDMSTPQKTSKAFLEKLEQNVNIPYTNVYDDIYKKLIEHGIPPNEIAYIHDAATDTKKKELFSKVRQGSVRILLGSTAKMGAGTNVQDLLIASHDLDCPWRPSDLEQRSGRIIRQGNTNSDVEIYRYVTEQTFDSYLYQLIESKQKFISQIQTSKSPVRSAEDIDEVTLSYAEIKALASGNPKIKEKMDLDIQVNRLKLAKANYLSEKYDLEDKIIKYYPMKIASIKEKINDYQKDLDSTSPVEEFSGMTLQNHFYLEKETAGKALLILCEKDKSSNQKLIGEYRGFELHLSYDQFHSYHQLTLKKNGTYMIDLGNDVYGNITRIDNQISSIAKKLETERSLLTTVEQQFHNAKEEVIRPFEKEQELQDKSSRLAILNKELDIGNQNNKETIPLEESSVIIQDKTINHER from the coding sequence TTGGAAGTCGCAAAATTAATTGAGAACGACGAATATCTATATTCTAGACAGAAAGGCATGACTCCTATTCAACTGACCTATGAAAAAGGATTAATGAATAGAAATGTAGACTATTATCTGTTTTCATATAAAAATGAGTTCAGAAAAAACTCTACCGAAATTATTGAATTTTTAAGCAATGAACAAGATAGACAAAAGCGTATACAGTTCATAAAGGACTTTTATCCTGACCAGATTGTAGAAATGGAAGTGGATGGTGTCATTCTTGGATTCAAGAAAGAGAATGAGCATCTGCATATCTACATGGGACCGTATGATGATCAGAAAGCATCTAGTGATTACAGTTGGTCCCTTGTAGAAAGCGAAATAGACGGCATGATTCTATCACGCTATTTTGATCCTAGTGTTCAAATTCCAACTATTGAAGAACAGCAAACAGCTATATATGAAAATGAGGAACAGCTCAAAAACGGTATTTATTTTTCTCAAGAGGAAATAGACCGTGCTCTTGTTCGTGGCAGTGGTTTTGAAAATGGGAAATACAGAATCTATCAGCAAATGCTCAAAAAACATTCAGTCAATGAAAATGCCCTGTTTTTAAAAGAAGAATATGGAATTGGTGGTTTTGCTCCAGTAGTAGGACTGATTGATATAAATTACGACAGCAGAGGAATCAAATTTTCTAGAAGCCGACAGATAGGCAAAGAAGAAATAAAGATAACCCTTAACTGGAAAAAGATTGCTAAAAGAATCAGTGAGCTTGTTGCTGCCAATCGTTATCTTAGCAAGGATGAAATGGAACACTATCCAGAGTTTCTCCATGAGCAGATGGAACAACAGCTTGAATACGAACGTAAAATGTTAAATCATGAACCAATAGGTGTTGTCGTAGAAAACAGTCCAGATGAAAATGTCAAGAAAGACTATCGTTGGAAAGTAGGAGATACCTTTTATAAAGGAATTGATGAATACACCATCATCGAAGATGGAAATCAGATTGCTATCCAAAGTGATGAATTTCCTTTATTTATTGATTACCTATCAAGAGAAGAATTCAAATCTCTTTTAAAGGAAAACCCACTTAATGATAAATTACTAGTTGCAATCGAAGAAGATAATCATAAAACTAGCGAACAACAGCTTCTTGATGAATATATTCCTGTATTTATTGATAGGATTCAACGAAGTGAATACTACCCTCGATTAAGAAATCGTGATACAGATGTACATGAGGCAGAGTTGCTGATTCGAGAAACTATGATTGACATCATGACATCTATAAACATGACAGATGAAGCTATCTATAATCTTTATACAACCAATGATGTTTTCAGAGAAAAGGTTATAGATCATCTTATTGATAAGGTCTATAATGATATTTCGACATTACCTGTTCAGGAAACATCAGAACTTTATAATGCACTATACGAACTTGTACCAAACATTTTAGATGTTCAGTCCTACATGATGACATTTTATTCGAAAAACAGTGAAGAACATCCTCTTACTATTTTCTATAATAGTGATGAGAAAATCATTGAAATGTATCACTGGTATGAACTTAATGGTATCGAGATAACTGAACCGCATATGAAGTTTTTCTATGATTCCACTGATAAGGCAATTAGCCCTATCTATTACAGCAATCCTCTACTCAATGTTGAATTTAATACTGATAATGATTCAAATGAATTCATACAAAACGATATGCTTCAGTATGCCTTAACATGGTTACAAAATATTAAGGATAAAGACTATTATCTAGAATCTGAACAAATTTACATGAATGATGAAAAAATCGGTACGTATTATGTGGATTATAATGATAATGGAGAAATCATCTATTCAAGTATGCCTTACGACAAACTTATAGATTATGCAGATGTACATAATCTTACCAATTCTATCAAAAATTCTCATAAATTTGATAACAATAACATTATTCAAGAGCTTAACAATCAAGCTGAACAGAAAAAATCTCAAAAAGAGCCAGTAAACTATCACATTGAAGATGAACATCTTGGAGCAGGAACTCCTAAAGAAAGATATAGAAATAACATTGCAGCTATCAGGCTGCTTTTTTCTTTGGAAAAAGAAAATCGTCTGGCAAATAAAGATGAACAGGAAATCCTTGCTAAATATGTTGGCTGGGGTGGACTTTCTGATGTATTCGATTCTACAAAATCGAACTGGGCAAATGAATATACAGAATTGAAATCACTACTTAATGATGAAGAATATACACAGGCAAGAGAGTCTACATTAACAGCCTTCTATACTCCACCTATTGTGATTGATTCCATCTATTCTACTTTGAACAATCTTGGATTCAAGTATGGAAATATACTGGAGCCAGCCTGCGGGACTGGTAACTTCTTGGGAAGACTCCCTCAACAAATGCAGAATTCGAAATTGTATGGAATCGAACTGGATTCAATCACAGGACGAATTGCTAAACAACTGTATCAGAAAGCCAATATCACGATAGATGGATACGAAAACACAAATCTTCCGGACAGTTTCTTCGATGTTGCCATCAGTAACGTTCCATTTGGACAGTTCAAGGTATCTGATAAAAGATATAATAAACTTAATTTCAATATCCATGATTACTATTTTGCAAAGACACTGGATAAAGTAAGAACTGGTGGTATCATTGCCTTCGTAACATCGAAATACACGTTGGACAAAGCTAATTCTTCTGTCAGAAAATATATATCCGAACATGCTGAACTGCTTGGAGCAATCAGACTTCCTAATACGGCTTTCAAAGAAAGTGCAAACACCAAAGCGGTCAGTGATATCCTGTTTTTGAAGAAACGTGAAAGACCGATGGTGGTTGATGAACCATGGCTATATACACAAGAGGATGCAAATGGTTTTGTCTATAATGCCTATTTCCAGAACCATCCGGACATGGTACTGGGAAACTTTGAAATGTCAAAGTCAATGTATGGACGTGATGAATTGACCGTTGTTCCTTTTGATGATATTCCATTGAAGGATTCACTTGAAAAAGCTGTTTCAAATATCCAAGGTAAGATGGATCAGATCATCTTCGACGATAACGTCATTGAAGATTCCAATGAAGAAATAGTGACGATACCTGCAGATCCAACAGTAAAAAACTTCAGCTACACGCTCATTGATGGTGATATCTATTTCAGAGAAAACAGCATTATGACGAAAATGGAACTGACTGAAACTGCAAGCAATCGTATTACCGGCATGATAGAAATTCGTGACTGTGTACGTAATCTTATCAACTATCAGAAAGAAGATTTTGAAGAGCTAGTCATTGAAAACGAACAGAAAAGACTAAATATCCTTTATGATGCATTCACAGAAAAATATGGACTCATCAATTCCCGTGGAAATAGTTTAGCTTTCCGTGATGACAGTTCCTACTATCTTTTGTGTTCGCTGGAAAACTTAAATGAGGATGGTACGCTTAAGTCAAAAGCCGATATGTTTTCTAAACGTACAATCCGTAAACATGTTCCTGTTGAAAGTGTTGAAACTTCCAATGAAGCACTTATGATTTCACTAGCCGAAAAAGCAAAGATAGATTTTGATTACATGAATCAGCTGACAGGATTTGATAAAGAGAAAATGGTAGAAGATTTAAAGGGTGTCATCTATCAAATTCCTGACATTGATGATAACAATGAAGTCTATGTCACTGCTGATGAATATTTGAGTGGCAATATTCGCCAAAAATTGAAAGTAGCAGAGATGGCAGTTTCCATCAATCCTATCTATCAAGAAAATATTGATGCATTAAAACAGGCTATGCCTGATGAACTGTCCGCTTCAGAGATTGAAGTAAGGCTTGGAGCAACGTGGATACCTGAAAATATCTATGAAGATTTCATGCATGAACTTCTATCGACCTCCACTTTTGTTCAATCAAGAATCAATATTACCTATTCAAAAGCTACTGGAAACTGGAATATATCGAACAAGAACTGGGATAGAGGCAATGCCAAAGCCGAAAAAACGTATGGGACACATCGAGCGAATGCGTATCGTCTGTTGGAAGACTGCCTTAATTTAAAGACAACAAAAATCTACGATTACGAATATGATGATGAAGGCAAGAAAGTCGCTATTCTTAATAAAAAAGAAACGATGATTGCCCAACAAAAGCAAGAAGCTATCAAGGAAGCATTCACCAACTGGATATGGAAAGATTACGATCGTAGAGAACATCTTGTAAAAAGATATAATGAACTATTCAATTCCATTCGTCCTCGTGAGTACAACGGAGATCATCTGGAATTTCCAAACATGAACAATGAAATTAGTTTGAGAAAGCATCAAAAAGATGCGATTGCTCACATCCTTTATGGTGGAAATACACTTCTTGCTCACGTAGTTGGAGCAGGGAAATCTTTTGAAATGATTGCTGCGTGTATGGAATTAAAACGTCTTGGGTTATCTCAAAAAGCAATGTTCGTTGTACCAAACCATTTAATTGAACAATGGGGTTCTGAATTTCTAAGACTCTATCCAAGTGCAAATATTCTTGTAACAACAAAAAGGGATTTTGAAAAAAGCAAACGAAAGACGTTCTGTTCACGTATTGCTACTGGTGAATGGGATGCAGTTATCATTGGACATTCACAGTTTGAAAAAATTCCTATCTCTGTAGAAAGACAACGTAAACTCATTGAAGATCAAATCGAAAGCATAACAAACGGCATTCAGGACCTCAAGGCAAATGGTGGTGAAAGATTCTCAGTCAAACAATTGGAAAGAACTAAAAAAGGGTTAAAGAAAAGGCTCGAAAAGCTAAACAATGATGAAAGAAAAGATGATGTTATCTACTTCGAGGAGCTTGGCATTGATAGATTATTTGTTGACGAAAGCCATAACTATAAGAATCTTTTCCTTTATACCAAGATGAGAAATGTTGCAGGTCTAACCCAAACAGAGGCTCAAAAATCTTCCGATATGTTCATGAAATGTCAGTATCTTGATGAAATCACAGGTGGCAAAGGTGTTGTCTTTGCAACAGGTACTCCTATATCCAACTCCATGACGGAAATGTACACAATACAGCGTTACCTCCAGTACAATACATTAAAGGAACATGGACTGGAGCATTTTGATAGCTGGGCAAGTACATTTGGCGAAACAGTAACAGCTATTGAATTAGCACCTGAAGGAACTGGTTACAGAATGAAAACAAGATTTGCAAAATTCTTCAACCTGCCAGAACTGATTAATATGTTCAAAGAAGTAGCAGATATCAAGACAGCAGATATGCTTAATCTCCCTACTCCAACTGCTCATTATCACAATATTGCAGTCAAACCAAGTGAGGAACAGAAAGAAATCGTTGCTGAATTTGCAAAAAGAGCTGAAGCCATACGTAATGAAAATATCGATCCAACGGTGGACAATATGCTAAAGATTACCAATGACGGAAGAAAACTTGCACTCGATCAAAGACTCATTGATCCAACCCTTGACAACAACCCTCATAGCAAGGTCAATGCATGTATTGATAATGTCATTCGCATCTATGAGGAAACCAAAGATAAAAAGTCTACTCAACTGATTTTCTGTGACATGTCTACTCCTCAAAAAACATCTAAAGCATTTCTAGAAAAGTTAGAACAAAATGTAAATATTCCATACACAAATGTTTATGATGACATCTATAAAAAACTTATTGAACATGGCATTCCACCCAATGAGATTGCTTATATTCATGATGCTGCAACAGATACAAAAAAGAAAGAACTCTTCTCAAAAGTAAGACAAGGAAGTGTTCGTATATTGCTTGGATCTACTGCTAAAATGGGTGCTGGTACGAATGTCCAAGATTTACTGATAGCTTCTCATGACCTCGATTGTCCTTGGAGACCAAGCGATCTGGAGCAAAGATCAGGAAGAATTATCCGTCAGGGGAATACAAACAGTGATGTAGAAATCTATAGATATGTAACGGAACAGACATTTGATAGTTATTTATACCAGCTTATAGAAAGTAAGCAAAAGTTTATTTCACAGATACAGACATCAAAGAGTCCTGTCCGCTCAGCAGAAGATATAGATGAAGTTACGTTAAGCTATGCTGAAATCAAAGCCCTCGCAAGTGGAAATCCAAAGATAAAGGAAAAGATGGATCTCGACATACAAGTCAATAGATTGAAACTAGCAAAAGCTAATTATCTAAGCGAAAAATATGATTTGGAAGATAAAATTATTAAGTATTACCCAATGAAAATTGCCTCCATCAAGGAAAAAATCAATGACTATCAAAAAGATCTGGACAGCACTTCACCTGTTGAGGAATTTAGTGGAATGACATTACAGAATCATTTTTACTTGGAAAAGGAAACTGCAGGAAAAGCATTGCTGATCTTATGTGAGAAAGATAAATCATCGAATCAAAAACTGATTGGTGAATATCGTGGCTTTGAATTACACCTTTCTTATGACCAGTTTCATTCCTATCATCAATTGACATTAAAGAAAAACGGAACATACATGA